In Rutidosis leptorrhynchoides isolate AG116_Rl617_1_P2 chromosome 6, CSIRO_AGI_Rlap_v1, whole genome shotgun sequence, the DNA window atatatatacatatatatatacataaatatatatgtatatatatatatatatatatatatatatatatatatatatatattaacttagtcataaaacgtttcgataatatgtatatacaacgagacgatgatttatagaagcaaatgaccaaaacactcaaatgcataagttacacttcgtgtaatatagtttactaatgatttaagtctatattttgataagggtatgtgtcactaaacataaagtgctagttttctaagcgtacgaaaatgagttcgagaaaccggaaacgggagataagtcgagtgacaacgtacgagtcattggaactaaaattacaatttaactatgcacctaaatataatataatatataattaattatataaattaaatataatatatataatactaataagagCGTCGACAGCCATAAAATCGTAGGTATGAGCTGGGTGAtagagccatgtgatcgcatggccatccCTCTACtaaaccatacgatcgcatggtagGTTAGGTGAGGTAAAATTGCTTTAAAAGCCGAACGAGATCACTTTTGAATTCATTTTTCATTCAATCACTTATCTATATATCTCAAGTACtccgtaaattattattattatttatattcatattattattattaattagtattaggattatgattataaattgtaatcttaatattattattattattattattatcattattattattattattattatacataaaatactacgacgaggttctgctcgcgtgttttcaaaacaagctttttgagagggatagaactaagaaaaatatgggttatagctatggaggttatgggtatggttcagggtatgctcgtgaggtcaatctagtgtttatcatcttcgttgcatctatgtactttcctgcaatattgaatcacaatattgatatgtgagcacttataacttaacttttatatattattagtgtatccctgactagtgctcgagtatataggattatgaatGCTTGTAAGTTTGATAttatcgttagataggttatgttgaatcctgaattaaatacatatgctactgtgatagggtatatgatatgcatgtcgttggaaagctagcgaaaaattaagaacttttcatttagaactcgaatggtttcgatgaacagattagaagttatagtcaactgaatttttgtactattgttaaaataattattattactgtcgtcgttattatcgccgatattattattaactaaataataataataataataataataataattattattattattattaatattatcattattatatgtgtcattatttaaaaatcgttattgttattattgttattatcatcaaaaattattattaatattatcatcattattattataattactagtattattgttaatattattataatacttattactatcattatcattaaaactaatattagtatcatttaattattatgattgctattattatcattattataaatgcgatataaaagagtactaaaagctattaaacgaattaattaagaaataatgagtataagtatcatgatgaaataaaaatattgtaagttattgatttagataaaaatatctttttcattatttttatcactaatattattattaaaagtattattaatattaaaactatcatttttactaaaattattatttctaatagaaatatcattgttattataaaatatcattattattatcattttagtattattattaataaaaattatcattttatcataatatcatcattagtaaatataaatattattattattattagtataataataattattattacaaaataatacaactttcacttattattgttattatcgatattattttatcaaatcaatatgtgatacaaagatatttttactacatgtaatataattacattaataatacctatcattatattttttttatgatattaaatgaactttataaattttattacttaatatatttaaaagtatattcttaatatataaaattttaattattaaaaaaatgaattatattatttactctaataaaatctgttaaatatattaaatgactatatttaagttatataataatcatgtatagattttggaagtcatttaggatcaagttgacttttgttaacttttgcatatcggtttcgagcattaggattgtgatacactatgacttgacctaaattgttaaacagatattgaccaaagtattaatatatatacttaatttaggttcgtgaatccgaggccaaccttgcacttgttcaatgacgtcatatgtatttttactacaaaatacagtattgtgagtttcattactccctttttaaatgtttttgcaatatatatttttgggactgagaatacatgcgtttttataaatgtttgacgaaatagacacaagtaatcgaaactacattatatggttgaatgatcttaatcgaatgtgccccttttagtctagtaatctaagaattagggaacagataccctaattgacgcgaatcctaaagatagatctattgggctcaacaaaccccatccatgttgcggatgctttagtacttcgaaattatcatgtccgatggatgtcccggaatgatggggatattctatatgcatcttgttaatgtcgattaccaggtgttcaatccatatgaatgatttttatctctatgcagtgcgaaatgcctgacaTGAGTTGATGTTTGTGAGAAAtgcaaatgaaaatcttgtggtctattaaaaatgatggaaatgaatattgatgataaactaatgaactcaccaaccttttggttgacactttaaagcatgtttattctcaggtattaaagaaatcttccgctgtgcatttgctcattttaaagattttacttggagtcattcatggcatatttcaaaagacgttccattcaagtcgttgagttcaataaagattatgattaagtaaatgacagattaggtcatttatagttggatattatgaaatggtatgcatgcctgtcaactttcgatgtaatgaaagtttgtcctttaaaacgaatgcaatgtttgtaaaatgtatcatatagaggtcaaatacctcgcaatgtaatcatatgttattgtattcgtccttatggattaggacgggtcacttcacagCTGATGTTACGGAAGAAAGACGGATAAAGGTAAGTGCTCCGATTTACATCTTGGAAAATGGTGTGCTTTATAGAAAATCTTTCAATGGTCCAAATTTGAGGTGTTTAGCACCATAGCAAGCAATAGATGTGGTGAAAGTGATGCATGAAGGTTTGTGTGAACAGCATTCTGGGTATAGAACTATTGTAGGATGGATAATGCGACAAGGATATTATTGGTAAACAATTTACAGAGATACAACAGAGATAATCAAAGCATGTGATGCCTGTCAGTGACACGGAATCGTCCAGCTTTTACCCAAATATGATTTAATCTCATAATCGTCCTCATGGCCATTTTGTaagtgggcaattgacatagtaggACCATTTCCAAGGAGTGTTGGAAATGCAAAATTCTTGGTGGTTACAATTGATTTTTTCAGCAAACGGGTTGAAGCAAAGGTGTTAGCGCGGATAACGGGTGAAAACATAAAGAAGTTTGTATGGAATGATATTGTGTGTAGATACGGTTTACTAAATGAAATTGTAAGTGACAATGGTAAACAGTTTACAGATAATCCGTTCAAGAGTTGGTGTAAGGAATTAAGCATTAAACAAACATGTACCTCTGTTGCACACCCACAAGCCAATGGCAAGTTGAAGTGACAAATAAGGAAATTGTAGCAGGCATAATGGCTAGGTTGGGTTTGAATCAGATGTGGGCTCATCGTACAATGCCAAAACGGAGCACGGGTAAAACACCGTTCAGCTTGGTATATGGCACTGAGGCAGTAATACCAGCTGAAATCCGTGTTCCGACACAAAGAGTTTTGGCATTTGATATAGAGAGTAATTCACCCGTCTTGCGAGAGAACTTGAATTTATTGGAAGAAAGAAGAATTATGGCCGCTATCCGTTAAGCAGATGCTAAGCAGTGCATAGGAAAATATTATAACAAGCGAGTCAGACATGTGCAATTCAAAGAAGTAGACTTGGTATTGAGGGACAATGAAGCAAGCAGACAGGTAAAACAAGGGAAGTTAATGCCACGATGGGAAGGTCCATATAAAGTTCTACGAGCACATCCTAATGGATCATATACCCTTGCAGTGCCCTCCGATGAGAAAATTCAAAGAACATGGAACGCAatgagtttaaagaaattttatgcttaGTATTGCATATTCAAATAGCCTGATCAACTATTATGAATATGAgatgcaatcataaatgtaaaaatttctttaagtaATAAGAATTCAAACAATTGCTCTTATAGCATATTGTTCATAATTATTATCCGGCCAAGGGTTTTTATCAGATGTCACAAAGTTGTGTGTCATCCCTGCCCACAGAAGAGAAGTTTATTCTCGGTGGCAGAAGTTTAATCATAAACAAAAGGTTGAAATGGTAGCGGATGACGTAGAAATCTGCTGAACCTCCAGGCAATAGAATGTGTATCTACGACCGTCATGACGTAAAATAATACAAGCAATAAATGGCTAGCCATCATCTTTGATATTTCAAATTAAACATATAAAGCTTTGGCAAAATTAACACAAAGTAATTGAATATATAATACACATCGATAATCAACAGATAATACAAGCAGTACACATTACAATTTCATATTTAAAACATCATCTACTGATGTAGTAGGATAATTACACAACTTTTCTAATTCAAGAAACGATAGATGTTCTATCTGCTCACCTATTACTCTAACCCTATCTTTCGCATCCGGTTTCAATTGTGAGGTAAGGGTTTCAGCAAAGATTTAGGGAAGTCAGGCACACCCTTCTTCAGCGTTTCTAGAAATCTTATACGTTCAGCGTCCAGCGCAACTGTTATAAACTCATCAAAAGGCTTTTAATTTCCTAGAAGcaaaagcatttttcacaatctttgagACACCTACAATAAGCCGCTTGGTCTCGCCCTTACTcactgatgtgcgaaaagtggtatatgaattatcgtatggaaaataccggttttagagattgctacacactaacgggcagtgtacccgatcgtgtagtagtatagtaactggtttagttccgtgtatcgttccaaggacagttatatcagtcaaactagaattagaaactatattatgattaactaagtgaatgaaagttaaaagtacaagttttatgttttggtggctatttaaggatttagccaaatcaaagaaggttaaatgtaaaaacaatatttttgtcttttaagtttatgaaatgagaataaatgcaaataaagcaagtaagatagttttaaattaaatcaaagagatgaaatgtttatctagatattttaccctcggtattggatgtattttcagatattaagtcctgattgaataattatgtgtgtagttatctaataggttcactaagagttctctcggataaacacgcaaatacaataacaagatcaagggttcccttttcactatggttcttgtatttgtaatcaaataactataagcatgctaatcacctaaatcgactcgccaagagttctctttagcaagtactcaaactagaattactaagcgagggttccctattacttagaccttttcgtttgtgactagttgatcaacaagatcaaagacttgaataacaattgtctttgcgttcgctctacacaattcattcctattttgtttaaccgttttaatctagtttacccccttggtctggtttagcaaacaatcaatctaagacaagttgattgtaaatcaatatgatacatcaacaagagttctctttatcaacaacatatcaattaactagatacaaatgattttaacaacaataagcatggttcttaattcaagcttcaatctatcacgcataatacattcaatcaataagattacatccaataccttggttattaatctagacaaacattatagaaactagccaacaatcatggtaacagacaacaatacaatcaaattattaactgaaatcattgctgagaacaagtaaataacctacaagaacaagagttcttggatgaagaaggttctgatggatgatgccttgatgttgagcctcttcaaagaggttggagttctccaatttgctcctgaaaatcgcctctaaactctctggttcgtattctgatgaaacagtctctaaaaaactgaagttttaaagtggagagagtaggtaaaaagccaaaaagtcggctacacctactacgggacgtcgtcccaaagggCAGGATGGCGTCCCGGTATAAAGGGCTAGACGGCGTCCTAATTTCCGAGACGGCGTCCCGTTGTGCTgattttgactgtttcgttttcttttcaatattacttcattttagagtgctatcttgaccctaactcgtatcgggatcaaccaaggtcataaatcatcaaaattctttgtaaatcattcttccgatacaaatttgtacatcttggcctatagcttgtagaacaccttcatcatcttcgattctagagcgtttttagtgatattgcgatagatatatatgatgttattgagcaatatcaaaacaccccacacttaaaccttgcttgtcctcaagcaattctttctttacaaagtggaACAATTATCAAATACAATCACCCAATAtatattacaaacattacatgaatcattcgaagcacacgaaacacacacgttgatatgaaacacaactcacactatatgaaacacacgctttaagtacagtacacttttattgaaatcacacgcacgctatatttacaatggaaacacacacacacatttttggtagattagagccaagtatccgaaaaatttgatcctaggaaaatcaggaccttgatgaaaacgttttatggttttgaaaatatcatgctagtttttaatactagacacgttttccgattttgtcggattttctgaattttgaaaaatgagtgcgggtttcccgctattggtcaagccaatccctcccacggtacctaacatcgcgagatgtcggtagaaaataatgtgcttaggaggatacacattacgtccggatatcattgataatcatgaggtaatcatctaatccgttaagtcaatcataaagattgaagttcatcaggcttaaaagctgatatattacctttctggaggttatccttccggggatctgataaatcactaacattttgtgtatacatggtgccccccgttttactagttaatccccctcattgagacaaaccttgactaccagtttccctgtttgacgttgaggcctggtagatttccagtcgatgttagtaatgacttttcaagagtttttttgtcaccctacaactggtctggactacatcttctgaattgaatcagtaagtgtgtcattcggaagactttacttccttgtggatggaatagatacatcctattggtcataataggtggtcggacacaacattgtccttgttaggagaaacaatgaggatcgtccttaaggttttcgatctggcgcgagatccggtttccgaccacgctatacaatcaccgctctctcacggtttacactcgttttggtacaagtgacctacaagttagcttactaaactagtaggatttttattcaaataattgaatgatagagcaacttcaaagactattaataatttaaaatgcaaAACAACATTTATTTTCTTTTAAAATCACAATGTATATGACATGGTTTTgtttttggacttttaatcgtttttaaggcttacatgaaaattttaaaatttttataataaacgccAAACGCCTTATtttagtgaaacgagttcccgataaatttctactccccaccccacacttgagatcatgcaaggccctcattgcatgaaatcacaaaaaggattaaatttagagggcaaagtgatagggtgattgtagaaattttcaatttttaacctgtaaatcgtggaatatgtagacggatgccgctgaacttactgccagcataagagcatcgtccattccgcgattattatcatacacatatcataatatcaaatgccagtctttgaagtttaatcatgctgcacaaattaacaaaccacacaaatcgtaataaaaataacggtgtttttacaaccataaccgtttatcaaaccacaccattagtaaattattacaaaccaaaatattgtctaaaatcacaccacacaaattaaattgtctcaaaacaaagtacaaaatgatcaaaggcacgcaggcctagttatcaaacggcaaaaaataattacccgaaccatctctgtacgggcgtccctgtggatattgctgctcaaatctgttccgagcatcctgcaacgcagcggtattatcataaatcgggtgaggcggaggtgggttttgaggatccgtgtaatattggggtgtca includes these proteins:
- the LOC139854419 gene encoding uncharacterized protein gives rise to the protein MYLCCTPTSQWQVEVTNKEIVAGIMARLGLNQMWAHRTMPKRSTGKTPFSLVYGTEAVIPAEIRVPTQRVLAFDIENAKQCIGKYYNKRVRHVQFKEVDLVLRDNEASRQVKQGKLMPRWEGPYKVLRAHPNGSYTLAVPSDEKIQRTWNAMSLKKFYA